From Blattabacterium cuenoti, a single genomic window includes:
- the guaA gene encoding glutamine-hydrolyzing GMP synthase, which produces MEKDFILILDFGSQYSHLIARRIRDLGVYTLLYHYNDISISYLISKKPKGIILSGGPFSVYKKNSPLISKDIFHINIPIFGVCYGMQLISFLFGGEIKKSKYKEYGKSYLIIDHPNNSLFNGIPNKSIVWMSHFDEVKNVPKEFEIIGHTSSCHIAAFSHTNKNIYAVQFHPEVKNTEYGISMLKNFVFHICKCDSNWKLNNFVQKKINDIKKRVNKKKVVLGFSGGVDSFVTAYIIHKAIGDSLYCIFVDTGLLLKNEKEKVSFLCKKMHFNIKIIDAKNRFLSKLVGIVDPEMKRKVIGEEFIYVFQEESKKIKNVEFLAQGTIYSDVIESSVFSKNLINSSIKSHHNVGGLPKSLMKLKLIEPLKELFKDEVRKIGEKLGLPKEILYRHPFPGPGLSIRIIGEINEKKIFLLKEAEDILLQELKKHNIYKCVNQAFIILLPVRSVGIKGDKRTYEYAAILRVINTEDFMTATFSHLSYDFLEKVSIRITNEVDGINRIAYDITSKPPSTIEWE; this is translated from the coding sequence ATGGAAAAAGATTTTATACTCATATTAGATTTTGGGTCTCAATATAGTCATTTGATTGCTAGAAGAATTCGAGATTTAGGAGTATATACTTTATTATATCATTATAATGATATTTCCATATCTTATTTGATTTCAAAAAAACCTAAAGGAATAATTTTATCAGGAGGACCTTTTTCTGTTTATAAAAAGAATTCTCCATTAATATCCAAAGATATTTTTCATATAAATATTCCTATATTTGGAGTTTGTTATGGAATGCAACTTATTTCTTTTCTTTTCGGTGGAGAAATAAAAAAGTCCAAATATAAGGAATACGGAAAATCTTACTTAATTATAGATCATCCTAACAACAGTTTATTTAATGGAATTCCGAATAAATCTATTGTTTGGATGAGTCATTTTGATGAAGTCAAAAATGTTCCAAAAGAATTTGAAATCATTGGACATACATCATCTTGTCATATCGCGGCTTTTAGTCATACCAATAAAAATATTTATGCAGTTCAATTTCATCCAGAAGTTAAAAATACAGAATATGGAATCTCTATGTTAAAAAATTTTGTCTTTCACATTTGCAAATGCGATTCGAATTGGAAATTAAATAATTTTGTGCAAAAAAAGATAAATGATATTAAAAAACGTGTGAATAAAAAAAAAGTTGTATTAGGTTTTTCTGGAGGGGTAGATTCTTTTGTGACTGCTTATATTATTCATAAAGCTATTGGTGATTCTTTATATTGTATTTTTGTAGACACAGGATTATTACTAAAAAACGAAAAAGAGAAAGTCTCTTTTTTATGTAAAAAAATGCATTTCAACATAAAAATAATAGATGCTAAAAATCGTTTTTTGTCTAAACTTGTTGGGATTGTAGATCCTGAAATGAAAAGAAAAGTCATAGGGGAAGAATTTATATATGTATTTCAAGAAGAATCTAAAAAAATTAAAAATGTTGAATTCTTAGCACAAGGTACCATTTATTCAGATGTTATTGAGTCTTCTGTTTTTTCAAAAAATTTAATAAATAGTTCTATAAAATCTCATCATAATGTAGGAGGACTTCCGAAATCATTAATGAAATTAAAACTTATTGAACCATTAAAAGAATTATTTAAAGATGAAGTTAGAAAAATAGGAGAAAAATTAGGACTTCCAAAAGAAATTTTATATCGTCATCCATTTCCTGGACCTGGGTTAAGTATTCGTATAATTGGAGAAATTAATGAAAAAAAAATTTTCCTTTTGAAAGAAGCAGAAGACATTCTATTGCAAGAACTAAAAAAACACAATATTTATAAATGTGTCAATCAAGCTTTTATAATTTTGTTACCAGTAAGATCTGTGGGAATCAAAGGGGATAAACGAACATATGAGTATGCAGCCATATTACGTGTAATAAACACTGAAGATTTTATGACAGCAACCTTTTCACATTTATCTTACGATTTTTTAGAAAAAGTTTCAATCCGAATTACTAATGAAGTTGATGGAATTAATCGAATTGCATATGATATCACTTCTAAACCCCCATCTACTATTGAATGGGAATGA
- the accD gene encoding acetyl-CoA carboxylase, carboxyltransferase subunit beta, whose translation MAWFLRKKKNILTSIDERKDLPKGIWYRTPSGKIIDTEELKKNAYVSPEDGYHVRIHSKEYFEILFDHGEFLEMNVKMKSKDPIKWEDYKKYTDRIQEARKKTNLYDAIRTGVGKIKTINVVISCMDFSFIGGSMGSVVGEKISRAIKYCIDKKYPYILISKSGGARIMESSFSLMQMAKTIARLTQLRDAKVPYISVLTDPTTGGVTASYSLLGDVNIAEPGALIGFAGPRVIKEIIGKDLPEGFQTAEFLMDHGFIDLISPRTKLKNNIYNLISMMIEKNH comes from the coding sequence ATGGCTTGGTTTTTAAGAAAAAAAAAGAACATATTAACATCTATAGATGAAAGAAAAGATTTACCAAAAGGTATTTGGTACAGAACACCTAGCGGAAAAATTATAGATACGGAAGAATTAAAAAAAAATGCTTATGTTAGTCCAGAAGATGGATATCACGTAAGAATTCACAGTAAAGAATATTTTGAAATTCTTTTTGATCATGGTGAATTTTTGGAAATGAATGTAAAAATGAAAAGTAAAGATCCCATAAAATGGGAAGATTATAAAAAATACACAGATAGGATTCAAGAAGCACGAAAAAAAACAAATTTATATGATGCTATTAGAACAGGAGTGGGAAAAATAAAAACTATAAATGTTGTAATATCTTGTATGGATTTTTCATTTATAGGAGGATCTATGGGTTCCGTAGTTGGAGAAAAAATATCTAGAGCCATCAAATATTGTATTGATAAAAAATATCCATATATATTAATTTCTAAATCTGGAGGGGCGAGAATAATGGAATCCTCTTTTTCATTAATGCAAATGGCTAAAACTATAGCTAGACTAACACAATTACGTGACGCTAAAGTTCCTTATATATCTGTTTTAACTGATCCAACTACGGGAGGAGTGACGGCTTCTTATTCTTTACTTGGAGACGTAAATATAGCTGAACCAGGAGCTCTTATTGGGTTTGCGGGACCCAGAGTTATTAAAGAAATAATAGGAAAAGATCTTCCAGAAGGATTTCAAACTGCAGAATTTTTAATGGACCATGGATTTATTGATCTAATTTCTCCTAGAACAAAATTAAAAAATAATATATATAATTTAATTTCTATGATGATAGAAAAAAATCATTGA
- a CDS encoding UvrD-helicase domain-containing protein → MLVVPSTLKIYNASAGSGKTTFLVINYLYVLLKSPYPDEFRKVLALTFTKKASEEMKNRILQCIKEFSKKKVKKEYRFLFDYIIKNFNLTKDQLYQRSEKILFFILHDFYSFSRNISTIDKFTYNVIKSFLSEKNIHLELEMDTNQFLLQIVENILYRLNRSEKWSNILIQSSLEKLREGKNWDLKKELLKIAHIMVDENNFFSIKKIKNYSLEDFLQLKNILIRRTKIFEKKCKKKGENFFKILEKTSIQKHSFIHLDIPRFFNKFKNGNIFFNPFNKRLEKYLQKGTFYSKFLSDKNQKILIDNNRNKILFLYEKTKFLYKKNISNYILDKLILKNINILSIIHEIEKELHHIKNEKKIILNAELNKILYEKIVQGIFPKMYEKIGMQYKHYFIDEFQDISFLQWKNIQILVENALSENGSAMIVGDPKQSIYRWRGGDAKQFINLIYLKSNNYKKKVKTIEKNFRSHEEIVKFNNLLYQSISKIFHDTIYQDIYKNYKQKIYKKYGGYVEINFIHDSNKNYKEHIYLKIKKKIERLLKQKYTLSDIAILVRNNEEGYFLSEKLMEDGVLVNTSASLLIKNHFEIQIIINFFYIIAYPYRYQKRVILIFLLLKNKFIRIKKNHHDFITKTLFLPFNLFLKKIFSKNLLTLNKLYNKSIYQISEDIIEAFGLFNRKNSTYIYSFLDFVYRSMKKVGNSIINFLDYWELKKEKESIVISDHINAVRIMTIHKSKGLQFPVVLIPFTDWNIFSKNKEKVWINVNPSLYNGLNPIYLEIEPYFKHIKHDNDIRDFYDYYLSNIKFDNINLLYVATTRSIEQLILFSKLGNDKSISFYIKNFLCEKKMWNENKCKYIFGKDKKGY, encoded by the coding sequence ATGTTAGTTGTTCCGTCTACATTAAAAATATATAATGCTTCAGCTGGTTCAGGAAAAACTACTTTTTTAGTCATCAATTATCTTTATGTTTTATTAAAAAGTCCTTATCCTGATGAATTTAGAAAAGTTTTAGCTTTAACTTTTACTAAAAAAGCTTCTGAGGAAATGAAAAACCGCATTTTACAATGCATCAAAGAATTTTCAAAAAAAAAAGTAAAAAAAGAATATCGTTTTTTATTTGATTATATCATAAAAAATTTCAATCTAACAAAAGATCAATTATATCAACGTTCTGAAAAAATATTATTTTTCATATTACACGATTTTTATTCTTTTTCTAGAAATATAAGTACAATAGATAAATTTACTTATAATGTTATAAAATCTTTTTTATCAGAAAAAAATATTCATTTAGAATTAGAAATGGATACAAACCAATTTTTATTACAAATTGTAGAAAATATATTATACAGATTAAATCGTTCTGAAAAGTGGTCAAATATTTTGATTCAATCTTCTTTAGAAAAACTTAGAGAAGGAAAAAATTGGGATTTAAAAAAAGAGTTATTGAAAATAGCTCATATCATGGTTGATGAAAATAATTTTTTTTCCATAAAAAAAATTAAAAATTATTCTTTGGAAGATTTCCTACAATTAAAAAATATTTTAATTCGAAGAACTAAAATATTTGAAAAAAAATGTAAAAAAAAAGGAGAAAATTTTTTTAAAATTCTAGAGAAAACTTCTATTCAAAAACATTCATTTATTCATTTAGATATACCCAGGTTTTTCAATAAGTTTAAAAATGGAAATATATTTTTTAATCCTTTTAATAAACGTCTTGAAAAATATCTTCAGAAAGGAACATTTTATTCTAAATTTTTATCTGATAAAAATCAAAAAATACTAATCGATAATAATCGAAATAAAATACTTTTTTTATATGAGAAAACAAAATTTTTATATAAAAAAAATATATCCAATTATATTTTGGATAAACTGATTTTAAAAAACATAAATATACTATCAATCATACATGAAATTGAAAAAGAGTTACATCATATAAAAAATGAAAAAAAAATTATTTTAAACGCAGAGCTAAATAAAATTCTTTATGAAAAAATTGTTCAAGGAATATTCCCAAAAATGTATGAAAAAATAGGAATGCAATATAAACATTATTTCATAGATGAATTTCAAGATATTTCATTTTTACAATGGAAAAATATTCAAATTTTGGTTGAAAACGCATTATCTGAAAACGGATCAGCTATGATAGTAGGAGATCCTAAACAATCTATATATAGATGGAGAGGGGGTGATGCAAAACAATTTATAAACTTAATTTATCTTAAATCAAACAATTATAAAAAAAAAGTAAAAACTATAGAAAAAAATTTTCGTAGTCATGAAGAAATTGTGAAATTCAATAATTTACTTTATCAATCTATATCTAAAATATTTCATGATACTATTTATCAAGATATATATAAAAATTACAAACAAAAAATATATAAAAAATATGGTGGATATGTAGAAATAAATTTTATTCATGACTCTAATAAAAATTACAAAGAACATATTTATTTAAAAATAAAAAAGAAAATAGAAAGATTATTAAAACAAAAATATACATTATCAGATATAGCTATTTTAGTCAGAAATAATGAAGAAGGTTATTTTTTATCTGAAAAATTAATGGAAGATGGGGTTCTTGTAAATACTTCTGCTTCTTTACTTATAAAAAATCATTTTGAAATACAAATCATCATAAATTTTTTTTACATTATTGCTTATCCTTATCGTTATCAAAAAAGAGTTATTTTAATTTTTTTATTATTAAAAAATAAATTTATTCGTATTAAAAAAAATCATCATGATTTCATTACAAAAACACTTTTTTTACCTTTCAATTTATTTTTAAAAAAAATTTTTTCTAAAAATTTATTAACATTAAATAAATTATATAATAAATCTATATATCAGATATCAGAAGACATCATTGAAGCTTTTGGATTATTCAATAGAAAAAACTCTACATATATTTATTCTTTTTTAGATTTTGTTTATAGATCTATGAAAAAAGTAGGAAATTCTATTATAAATTTTTTAGATTATTGGGAATTAAAAAAAGAAAAAGAAAGTATTGTCATTTCTGATCATATTAATGCTGTTCGTATTATGACTATTCATAAATCTAAAGGATTACAATTTCCTGTAGTACTCATTCCTTTCACAGATTGGAATATTTTTTCTAAAAATAAAGAAAAAGTGTGGATAAATGTAAATCCTAGTTTATATAATGGTTTGAATCCTATTTATTTAGAAATAGAACCTTATTTTAAACATATAAAACATGATAACGATATCCGTGATTTTTATGATTATTATCTATCAAATATTAAATTTGATAACATCAATTTGTTATATGTAGCCACTACCCGTTCTATTGAACAACTCATTTTATTTTCCAAACTTGGAAATGATAAATCTATATCATTTTACATTAAAAATTTTCTATGTGAAAAAAAAATGTGGAATGAAAATAAATGTAAGTATATCTTCGGAAAAGATAAAAAAGGTTATTAA
- the purH gene encoding bifunctional phosphoribosylaminoimidazolecarboxamide formyltransferase/IMP cyclohydrolase has translation MKRALISVYEKNEKLFNFVNFLDQKEYQIISTEKTYQYLIKKGISNIIEVSGFISFPEILDGRVKTMHPNIYAGILADRSVDKHMKSVNDHNILLIDIVLVNFYPFFEKMHQNNKNINSLIEFVDIGGPSMLRAAAKNFSHVTAITDHNDYELVQYEIEHYGFPSLKLRKRLAGKAFNFTAAYDSAISQFLLDEKFPMYLHSSYEKKMNLRYGENPHQKAAYYVNTIQKGSMRNFHQLHGKKLSFNNLRDMDIAWKVVSQFSEPTCCTVKHSTPCGVALGKNIIEAFQKTYYADTISSFGGIMAINVPITKELAKEINHIFLEVLISTCYERDVLSILKIKKNLRIISINEPISDKLESIQIDGGVLVQESDYFCPYEKNYKIVTKKEFSDQELKSLFFAQKVVKYVKSNAIVVAKGTQTLGISGGQTNRIWAARQAIERALEKSKKGLVLVSDAFFPFRDVVDEAARYGGICAILQPGGSIRDEESIKACNDHGIAMAFTGKRYFKH, from the coding sequence ATGAAAAGAGCTTTGATTAGTGTTTATGAAAAAAATGAAAAATTATTTAATTTTGTCAATTTTTTAGATCAAAAAGAATATCAAATAATTTCTACTGAAAAAACCTATCAATATTTAATTAAAAAAGGGATATCTAATATTATTGAAGTTTCGGGTTTTATCTCTTTTCCTGAAATTTTGGATGGAAGAGTTAAAACTATGCATCCTAATATATATGCAGGAATTTTAGCCGATCGTTCTGTCGATAAACATATGAAATCTGTTAATGATCATAATATTCTTCTTATAGATATTGTGTTGGTCAATTTTTATCCATTTTTTGAAAAAATGCATCAAAATAATAAGAATATAAATTCTTTAATAGAATTTGTTGATATAGGGGGTCCATCTATGCTTCGAGCTGCTGCTAAAAATTTTTCACATGTAACCGCTATCACAGATCATAATGATTATGAATTGGTTCAATATGAAATTGAACATTATGGATTTCCTTCATTAAAATTGAGAAAAAGATTAGCAGGTAAAGCATTTAATTTCACTGCAGCTTACGATTCTGCTATTTCTCAATTTCTTCTAGACGAAAAATTTCCTATGTATTTACACTCTTCTTATGAAAAAAAAATGAACCTACGTTATGGAGAAAACCCTCATCAAAAAGCCGCTTATTATGTGAATACAATTCAAAAAGGATCAATGCGAAATTTTCATCAATTACATGGAAAAAAACTATCATTTAATAATTTAAGAGACATGGATATTGCATGGAAGGTTGTTTCTCAGTTTTCTGAACCAACTTGTTGTACAGTGAAACACTCTACTCCTTGTGGAGTAGCATTAGGAAAAAATATTATTGAAGCATTTCAAAAAACTTATTATGCTGATACTATTTCCTCTTTTGGAGGAATAATGGCCATTAATGTTCCAATAACAAAAGAACTTGCAAAAGAAATTAATCACATTTTTTTAGAAGTTCTGATTTCTACGTGTTATGAAAGAGATGTTTTGAGTATTTTAAAAATCAAAAAAAATCTTAGAATTATTAGTATCAATGAACCTATTTCAGATAAACTAGAATCTATTCAAATAGATGGAGGTGTTTTGGTACAAGAATCAGATTATTTTTGTCCTTATGAAAAAAATTATAAAATAGTGACTAAAAAAGAATTTAGTGATCAAGAACTAAAATCTTTATTTTTTGCTCAAAAAGTCGTCAAGTATGTGAAATCTAATGCTATTGTTGTGGCTAAAGGGACACAAACTTTAGGGATTTCTGGAGGTCAGACTAACAGAATTTGGGCCGCTCGTCAAGCTATAGAAAGAGCTTTAGAAAAAAGTAAAAAAGGATTAGTTCTTGTTTCTGATGCTTTTTTTCCTTTTCGCGATGTTGTAGATGAAGCGGCTCGTTATGGTGGAATATGTGCGATTCTTCAACCAGGAGGATCTATACGTGATGAAGAATCTATTAAAGCTTGTAATGATCATGGAATTGCGATGGCTTTTACTGGAAAAAGATATTTCAAACATTGA
- a CDS encoding Nif3-like dinuclear metal center hexameric protein has translation MEVFVRDIADMLENLAPLEYADYYDNVGLIIGSFKKKVKNILITLDLTEDVFYESIKKKCDLIISFHPVIFKSIKNITGKTFSERVIIHALKNDISIYVIHTNLDVIWEGTSSYVSKLLRINREKVLFPKKETIKKLITYVPVDYAEKVRNSLFEAGAGNISNYSHCSYNFDGLGSYMGNQKTKPFLGKKKIFHIEKETCISVLFPDYKLNIIKNALFKNHPYEEIAYEIYNIENVNPYVGIGFIGSIPEKINEYDFLLFIKEKMNIPCIRHSYFIEKKVQKVAMITGSGRFGIESAIEEGADVFISSDLKYHDFFKHEKKILIVDIGHYESEKFTKSLVKSFLDKNFTSISVFESEVYTNPVKYFY, from the coding sequence ATGGAAGTGTTTGTTAGAGACATAGCTGATATGTTAGAAAATCTAGCTCCCCTAGAATATGCCGATTATTATGATAACGTAGGATTAATAATTGGGTCATTTAAAAAAAAAGTAAAAAATATATTGATTACTTTGGATCTCACTGAAGATGTTTTTTATGAATCTATCAAAAAAAAATGCGATTTAATAATTTCTTTTCATCCTGTTATTTTTAAATCCATTAAAAATATTACTGGAAAAACATTTTCCGAAAGAGTCATAATTCATGCATTAAAAAATGACATATCTATTTATGTGATTCATACAAATTTAGATGTAATATGGGAAGGAACTTCTTCTTATGTATCAAAATTATTAAGAATCAATAGAGAAAAAGTTCTTTTTCCAAAAAAAGAAACTATAAAAAAATTAATTACTTATGTTCCAGTTGATTATGCAGAAAAAGTTAGAAACAGTTTATTTGAAGCAGGAGCTGGAAACATTTCTAATTATAGTCATTGTAGTTATAATTTTGATGGATTGGGAAGTTATATGGGAAATCAGAAAACTAAACCTTTTCTTGGGAAGAAAAAAATTTTTCATATAGAAAAAGAAACTTGTATTAGTGTTCTTTTTCCTGATTATAAATTAAATATAATCAAAAATGCATTATTCAAAAATCATCCTTATGAAGAAATTGCTTACGAAATTTATAATATAGAAAACGTAAATCCTTATGTAGGGATAGGTTTTATAGGAAGTATACCCGAAAAAATAAACGAATACGATTTTCTTCTTTTTATAAAAGAAAAAATGAATATTCCTTGTATTCGACATTCATATTTCATAGAAAAAAAAGTTCAGAAAGTAGCTATGATCACAGGATCAGGTCGTTTTGGTATTGAATCTGCTATAGAAGAAGGAGCTGATGTTTTTATATCTTCTGATTTAAAATATCATGATTTTTTTAAACATGAAAAAAAAATATTAATTGTGGATATAGGACATTACGAATCGGAAAAGTTTACTAAAAGTTTAGTAAAATCTTTTTTAGATAAAAATTTTACTTCAATTTCTGTTTTTGAATCAGAAGTTTATACCAATCCAGTTAAATATTTTTATTAA
- the lipA gene encoding lipoyl synthase produces the protein MNVIQKKPKWIKVKLPMSKNYHELQKLVSLHKLNTICQSGNCPNIGECWDKRVATFMILGNICTRSCRFCGVKTGRPDQIDWKEPDKVAKSIKILKIKHVVLTSVNRDDLQDMGSSIWIQTIQKIRYLNPNITIETLIPDFKGEKKIIDKIIDIKPEVISHNVETVARLTKKVRVQAKYHRSLEVLKYIKEKNQNIRTKTGIMLGLGETKEEIIETMKDIKESKVDILTMGQYLQPSIKHYPVYFFVSPDQFKELKNIGLKMGFKYVESGPLVRSSYHAEKHVK, from the coding sequence ATGAATGTCATTCAAAAAAAACCAAAGTGGATTAAAGTTAAATTACCAATGAGCAAAAATTATCATGAACTACAAAAATTAGTTTCTTTGCATAAATTAAATACAATTTGTCAAAGTGGTAATTGTCCCAATATAGGAGAATGCTGGGATAAAAGGGTGGCTACTTTTATGATATTAGGAAATATATGTACAAGATCTTGTAGATTTTGTGGAGTGAAAACTGGACGACCTGATCAAATAGATTGGAAAGAACCGGATAAAGTAGCAAAATCTATCAAAATATTAAAAATAAAACATGTTGTATTAACCTCTGTCAATCGAGATGATTTACAAGATATGGGTTCTTCTATATGGATTCAAACCATACAAAAAATACGATATTTGAATCCCAATATTACAATAGAAACTTTAATTCCTGATTTTAAAGGAGAAAAAAAAATAATAGATAAAATTATTGATATAAAACCAGAAGTGATTTCTCATAATGTGGAAACAGTCGCTAGATTAACAAAAAAAGTTCGTGTTCAAGCTAAATATCATCGTAGTCTTGAAGTTTTAAAATATATAAAAGAAAAAAATCAGAATATACGTACAAAAACAGGGATCATGTTAGGATTAGGAGAAACCAAAGAAGAAATAATAGAAACAATGAAAGATATCAAAGAGTCTAAAGTAGATATTTTAACCATGGGGCAATATTTGCAACCTTCTATCAAACATTATCCTGTTTATTTTTTCGTTTCTCCAGATCAATTTAAAGAATTGAAAAATATTGGATTAAAAATGGGATTTAAATATGTAGAAAGTGGTCCATTGGTTAGATCCTCTTATCATGCAGAAAAACATGTAAAATAA
- the purD gene encoding phosphoribosylamine--glycine ligase produces the protein MKILILGSGGREHAIGKKLLEDDHSIHLYFYPGNGGTSIIGKNIENHHTVLDLGFFAKKNAIDITIVGSEIFLLEGVVDIFQNLELKIVGPHYLAARLEGDRIFAKSFMKKYGIRTPKYNIFYCYEKAMHFLKKNTNSVAIKTNGIAAGKGVILAHNSYEYEKALKNMMIEKKFGKSGDQIIIEKFLKGKEASIISFFNGKNIIPFLSAKDYKKIGENEKGLNTGGMGSIVPNPYMTNSIWIDFKKNILEPTLKGLIIEKLTFFGFLYFGLMITEDKVYLLEYNTRIGDPEAQTLFPLMKSNFLKIIQSSFQDKEIYIDWKKLCSCCVVLSSRGYPEKYESGKIISGLNSLKEPFYVAGAKKKQEKWITSSGRVLNIVGIGNTLKEARKKAYDQVKKIKFENLYFRKDIGL, from the coding sequence ATGAAAATTTTAATTCTTGGAAGCGGGGGACGTGAACATGCTATAGGAAAAAAATTATTGGAAGATGATCATTCAATCCATCTTTATTTTTATCCCGGAAATGGAGGGACTAGTATCATAGGAAAAAATATTGAAAATCATCATACTGTATTAGATTTAGGTTTTTTTGCTAAAAAAAATGCAATAGATATAACTATTGTAGGGTCCGAAATTTTTTTATTAGAAGGGGTTGTCGATATTTTTCAAAATTTGGAACTTAAAATAGTTGGACCACATTATTTAGCTGCTAGACTTGAAGGAGATAGAATTTTTGCTAAATCTTTTATGAAAAAATACGGAATTCGTACTCCTAAATATAATATTTTTTATTGTTATGAAAAGGCTATGCATTTTTTGAAAAAAAATACGAATTCTGTCGCTATTAAAACTAATGGAATCGCTGCAGGAAAAGGAGTTATTTTAGCTCATAATTCATATGAATATGAAAAAGCTTTAAAAAATATGATGATAGAAAAAAAGTTTGGAAAATCTGGAGATCAGATTATTATAGAGAAATTTTTAAAAGGAAAAGAAGCGTCTATTATATCTTTTTTTAATGGAAAAAATATTATTCCTTTTTTATCGGCTAAAGATTATAAAAAAATTGGGGAAAACGAAAAAGGATTAAACACAGGAGGAATGGGATCGATTGTTCCCAATCCATATATGACAAATTCTATTTGGATAGATTTTAAAAAAAATATTTTAGAACCTACTTTAAAAGGTTTAATCATAGAAAAATTAACATTTTTTGGATTCCTTTATTTTGGATTAATGATAACGGAAGACAAAGTTTATTTATTAGAATACAACACTCGCATTGGAGATCCTGAAGCTCAGACTTTATTTCCATTAATGAAAAGCAATTTTTTGAAAATCATTCAATCTTCTTTTCAAGATAAAGAAATATATATTGATTGGAAAAAATTATGTTCTTGCTGTGTAGTTTTATCATCCAGAGGATATCCTGAAAAATATGAAAGCGGAAAAATTATATCAGGTTTAAATTCTTTAAAAGAACCTTTTTATGTTGCTGGAGCAAAAAAAAAACAAGAAAAATGGATTACATCAAGTGGACGAGTTCTTAATATAGTAGGAATAGGAAATACTCTTAAAGAAGCTAGAAAAAAAGCTTATGATCAGGTTAAAAAAATTAAATTTGAAAATTTGTATTTTAGAAAAGATATTGGTTTATAA
- the fbaA gene encoding class II fructose-bisphosphate aldolase, with product MSKKFPFGVATGNLVKEIFEYAKENVFSIPAVNVIGSNTINAVMETAAEVNSPVIIQLSNGGALFNAGKGMKNDKQKAAIQGSIACAMHIHELASYYQITVILHTDHCSKPYLPWIDGLIEANEKHYKRFGKTLFSSHMLDLSQEPLKENIHICEQYFDRMSKSEITLEIELGVTGGEEDGIDNSNVENNKLYTQPEEVAYAYDKLIKISDRFIIAASFGNVHGVYRPGNVMLRPEILKNTQEYIQNKFHTNNPKPVSLVFHGGSGSTENEIQKAISYGVVKMNVDTDLQYAFTCGVRNYMNENKEYLKKQIGNPKGKYIPNKKYYDPRVWLREGEKSFKIILKKYFEFMNNINTL from the coding sequence ATGTCTAAAAAATTTCCTTTTGGAGTCGCTACTGGTAATCTTGTGAAAGAAATATTCGAATACGCTAAAGAAAATGTATTTTCCATACCTGCAGTGAATGTAATTGGATCTAATACCATCAATGCAGTTATGGAAACCGCTGCAGAAGTAAATTCTCCTGTTATCATTCAATTATCTAATGGAGGGGCTCTTTTTAATGCAGGAAAAGGAATGAAGAATGACAAACAAAAAGCAGCCATTCAAGGTTCTATAGCTTGTGCTATGCATATTCATGAATTAGCTTCATACTATCAAATAACGGTGATTCTTCATACAGATCATTGTTCTAAACCCTATCTTCCTTGGATAGATGGATTGATAGAAGCTAATGAAAAGCATTATAAACGTTTTGGAAAAACGCTATTTAGCTCACATATGTTAGATCTTTCTCAGGAACCTTTAAAAGAAAATATTCACATTTGTGAACAATATTTTGATAGAATGAGTAAAAGCGAAATAACTCTGGAAATTGAACTTGGGGTAACAGGAGGAGAGGAGGATGGAATTGACAATTCTAACGTCGAAAATAATAAACTTTATACTCAGCCAGAAGAAGTAGCTTATGCATATGATAAATTAATAAAAATTAGTGATCGTTTTATCATAGCAGCTTCTTTTGGAAACGTGCATGGAGTTTATAGACCTGGAAATGTAATGCTTCGTCCTGAAATTTTAAAAAATACACAAGAATATATACAAAATAAATTTCATACCAATAACCCTAAACCAGTTTCTTTAGTATTTCATGGAGGATCCGGATCTACTGAAAATGAAATACAAAAAGCCATTAGTTATGGAGTTGTGAAAATGAATGTGGATACTGATTTACAATATGCTTTCACTTGTGGGGTTCGTAATTATATGAATGAAAATAAAGAATATTTAAAAAAACAAATAGGAAATCCAAAAGGAAAATATATTCCTAATAAAAAATATTATGATCCTAGAGTGTGGTTAAGAGAAGGAGAAAAATCTTTTAAAATTATTTTAAAAAAATATTTTGAATTCATGAATAATATTAATACTTTATAA